A single region of the Govania unica genome encodes:
- a CDS encoding ABC transporter ATP-binding protein — protein sequence MTALVEIRNVAKIYERGKQKVEVLHHVDLDIPEGEFLALMGPSGSGKTTLLNMIAGIDTPTEGSITIAGQRTDKMDETALARWRAGNVGFIFQFYNLLPTLSAQKNVELPLLLTNLSGPERARRASIALQLVGLSDRAHHKPNELSGGQQQRVAIARAIVSDPMILVCDEPTGDLDRQSAEDVLGLLQILNRQYNKTIVMVTHDPKAADYARSTLHLDKGTLVEQIAGADIPS from the coding sequence ATGACCGCACTCGTCGAAATCCGCAACGTCGCCAAGATCTATGAACGCGGCAAGCAAAAGGTCGAGGTCCTGCATCACGTGGATCTCGACATTCCCGAGGGCGAGTTTCTCGCGCTCATGGGGCCGTCGGGGTCGGGCAAAACCACGCTCCTCAACATGATCGCCGGCATCGATACCCCGACCGAGGGCAGCATCACCATTGCCGGTCAGCGCACCGACAAAATGGACGAAACCGCGCTTGCGCGCTGGCGGGCCGGGAACGTCGGTTTTATTTTCCAGTTCTATAATCTGCTGCCCACCTTGTCGGCGCAAAAGAATGTGGAGCTGCCGCTGCTCCTGACCAATCTCTCCGGTCCGGAGCGGGCGCGGCGGGCCAGCATTGCGCTTCAGCTTGTCGGCCTGTCAGACCGCGCGCATCATAAACCCAATGAACTGTCCGGCGGCCAGCAACAACGGGTGGCCATCGCCCGCGCCATTGTCTCGGACCCGATGATCCTGGTCTGCGACGAACCGACCGGCGATCTGGACCGTCAATCGGCCGAGGATGTGCTTGGTCTGTTGCAGATCCTGAACCGTCAGTACAACAAGACCATCGTCATGGTCACCCATGATCCGAAAGCGGCCGACTATGCCCGCAGCACGCTGCATCTCGACAAGGGCACGCTGGTTGAACAAATCGCCGGGGCAGATATTCCCTCATGA
- a CDS encoding ABC transporter permease, whose product MKYLMLIWAGLTRKRTRLALTLLSVMAAFALFGFLDAVRVAFNATDRVVGIDRLIVASRLSLIQPLPASYLNRIRSTPGVAGVASGNWFGGIYQDPKNFFPNIAISGQSYLDIYPEILLTPEERLAFTSTRTGAIVGETLAKRFGWKVGDKIPLQATIFPNKSTGNTWTFDLVGIFHTPSAELRDIEQNFFFRYDYFDEGRSTLPGTVGWYIVKVSDPKRSEEVAQAIDRMFRNSSDETKTQSEREFQLSFAKQIGDIGLIVSAIMGAVFFTLVILTGNTMSQSFRERIPEFAVLKTLGFTNRQVLWLVLAEAVLLMLLGGIGGLLLARAALPLLAAATGGQMVLPITMRTVWTGFMLMIAIGIMIGVPPALRAMRLKIVDALAGR is encoded by the coding sequence ATGAAATATCTGATGCTCATCTGGGCTGGGCTTACGCGTAAACGGACGCGGCTCGCACTGACGTTGTTGTCGGTGATGGCGGCTTTTGCGCTGTTTGGGTTTCTCGACGCGGTGCGGGTGGCGTTCAACGCCACCGACCGCGTGGTCGGCATTGACCGCCTGATCGTGGCCTCGCGGCTGTCGCTGATCCAGCCCTTGCCGGCGAGCTACCTGAACCGCATCCGCAGCACCCCCGGCGTGGCCGGCGTGGCGAGCGGCAACTGGTTCGGCGGCATCTATCAGGACCCGAAGAATTTCTTCCCCAATATCGCCATCAGCGGCCAGAGCTATCTCGATATCTATCCCGAAATTCTGCTGACGCCCGAGGAACGGCTGGCCTTCACCAGCACCCGCACCGGCGCCATCGTCGGGGAGACGCTGGCCAAGCGCTTCGGCTGGAAAGTCGGCGACAAGATTCCTTTGCAGGCGACGATTTTCCCTAACAAATCCACCGGCAACACCTGGACCTTCGATCTCGTAGGCATTTTCCATACGCCGTCGGCGGAACTCCGCGACATCGAACAGAATTTCTTCTTCCGCTATGATTATTTCGACGAGGGCCGCAGCACCCTGCCGGGCACCGTCGGCTGGTATATCGTCAAGGTCAGCGACCCCAAACGTTCGGAAGAGGTGGCCCAGGCCATCGACCGTATGTTCCGCAATTCGTCCGATGAAACCAAGACGCAAAGCGAACGCGAATTTCAATTGTCCTTCGCCAAGCAGATCGGCGACATCGGCCTGATCGTCAGCGCCATCATGGGGGCGGTGTTCTTCACCCTGGTGATCCTGACCGGCAACACCATGTCGCAAAGCTTCCGCGAACGCATTCCGGAATTCGCCGTTTTGAAAACCCTCGGCTTCACCAACAGGCAGGTGCTGTGGCTGGTGCTGGCCGAAGCTGTTTTGTTGATGCTGCTCGGTGGCATCGGCGGGCTTCTTTTGGCGCGCGCTGCCTTGCCGTTGCTGGCAGCGGCGACCGGCGGTCAGATGGTGCTGCCGATCACCATGCGCACGGTCTGGACCGGGTTCATGCTGATGATCGCCATCGGTATCATGATCGGCGTGCCACCTGCTTTGCGCGCCATGCGGCTTAAAATTGTCGATGCCTTGGCCGGGAGATGA
- a CDS encoding efflux RND transporter periplasmic adaptor subunit, whose product MKCLSLQDKDLLAELRLNPDTRESAPTDKRRLWISGGAAAVMALIVLGYVVFGGSTVAVDAATAEDFAAVADKTAVLEAAGYVTARREATVSAKITGRLRQVMIEEGDHVKEGEVLAKLDDTNEKAALALTQAQLAAAKSQVSSGVAQLAQAERDLNRQAELNERGFVSTQGLENARTLLATQKSQLQTLREQVRVAEAQVDVARVTYDNTIIRAPFSGVISAKAAQPGEIVSPMSAGGGFTRTGIGTIVDMDSLEIEVDVNEAYINRVEPGQPVEAVLDAYPDWKIPAAVIAIIPTADRSKATVKTRIAIKAKDPRIVPDMGVRVTFYEAGGPAESKAKAPQGVLIPGTAILQRDGKSQVFVIDHEKARARIVTAGQAYGDLRLVVSGLKSGERVVRAPSPELTDGTSVVVKDAK is encoded by the coding sequence GTGAAGTGTTTGAGTTTGCAAGACAAGGATCTGCTGGCCGAATTGCGTCTTAATCCCGACACGCGGGAGTCTGCGCCGACCGACAAGCGTCGTTTGTGGATCAGCGGCGGTGCGGCGGCTGTCATGGCCCTGATCGTACTGGGCTACGTGGTCTTTGGCGGCTCGACCGTCGCCGTCGACGCCGCCACGGCCGAGGACTTCGCCGCCGTAGCCGACAAGACCGCCGTTCTCGAAGCCGCGGGCTATGTGACCGCCCGACGTGAGGCCACGGTGTCGGCCAAGATCACCGGCCGTCTCCGTCAGGTGATGATCGAGGAGGGCGACCACGTCAAGGAAGGCGAGGTCCTGGCCAAGCTTGATGACACCAATGAAAAGGCCGCGCTCGCCCTGACGCAGGCGCAGCTCGCTGCGGCGAAGTCTCAGGTCAGCTCAGGCGTGGCCCAGCTGGCGCAGGCGGAACGCGATCTCAACCGTCAGGCCGAGCTGAACGAGCGTGGCTTCGTGTCGACGCAGGGCCTTGAAAACGCCCGCACGCTGCTCGCGACGCAGAAATCGCAATTGCAGACCCTGCGCGAACAGGTCCGCGTGGCCGAAGCGCAGGTGGACGTGGCCCGGGTCACCTATGACAACACCATCATCCGCGCGCCGTTCTCCGGCGTGATCTCGGCCAAGGCGGCGCAGCCCGGTGAAATCGTGTCGCCCATGTCGGCGGGTGGCGGCTTCACCCGCACCGGGATCGGCACCATCGTTGACATGGACTCGCTTGAAATCGAAGTTGATGTGAACGAGGCTTATATCAACCGCGTCGAACCCGGCCAGCCAGTGGAAGCCGTGCTTGATGCCTACCCGGACTGGAAGATCCCGGCCGCCGTCATCGCCATCATCCCCACCGCCGATCGCAGCAAGGCCACGGTCAAGACGCGCATCGCCATCAAGGCCAAGGACCCGCGTATCGTGCCGGACATGGGCGTGCGCGTGACGTTCTATGAAGCAGGCGGCCCGGCCGAATCCAAGGCCAAAGCGCCACAGGGCGTGCTCATTCCGGGCACGGCCATTCTGCAACGCGACGGCAAGTCCCAGGTCTTCGTGATCGACCATGAAAAAGCCCGCGCCCGCATCGTGACGGCGGGGCAGGCTTACGGTGACCTGCGTCTGGTTGTATCGGGTTTGAAATCCGGCGAACGCGTGGTCCGCGCCCCATCCCCCGAGCTCACCGACGGCACGAGCGTGGTGGTCAAGGACGCGAAGTAA
- a CDS encoding ABC transporter permease: protein MNWQRIAIFALTFLGLILWVTMPLVILVAGAGFCVWLATTQNGRQTVALTRIGLSTLPERLGATMVIIVGIAGVVGVLIALLAMAEGFQATLRQAGEDDVAIVMRKGANAELSSSIDRSTVNVVRQAAGVLHDADDLPIASAEVVVVSNIPKRTTGSDANVELRGVGPEVWKLRPNARITAGRAFKPGLRELVVGQGALGQFSGLDIGSNLLLNNQLWTVVGSFTTGDAHESELWGDVESVAAAYRRTSFQAVSLRLTGPEAFAGLKERLESDPRIKVDVMTTRDYYSKQSQQMTKIIRAIGIGVAIIMAIGAMFGALNTMYAAVAARAREIAMMRALGFQNLPVVLSALLEAMLLALLGGALGALIAYVIFNNYSVSTLGGNFTQVVFQFRVTGGLMFGGLQWALAIGFLGGLFPALRAATVPVTVALREL, encoded by the coding sequence ATGAACTGGCAGCGCATCGCAATCTTCGCCCTGACGTTTCTCGGATTGATACTCTGGGTCACGATGCCCTTGGTTATTCTGGTGGCCGGGGCAGGGTTCTGCGTCTGGCTCGCCACCACGCAGAACGGGCGGCAGACGGTGGCCCTGACCCGGATCGGCCTGTCCACCCTGCCGGAGCGGCTCGGCGCCACCATGGTCATCATCGTCGGCATTGCCGGGGTGGTTGGGGTGCTCATCGCGCTTCTCGCCATGGCCGAAGGATTTCAGGCCACCCTGCGGCAGGCGGGCGAAGATGACGTCGCTATCGTCATGCGCAAGGGCGCCAATGCGGAATTGTCCTCAAGCATCGATCGCTCGACCGTGAATGTGGTGCGGCAGGCCGCAGGCGTGCTTCATGATGCCGATGATCTGCCCATCGCCTCCGCCGAAGTGGTGGTGGTCAGCAATATCCCGAAACGCACGACCGGCTCAGACGCCAATGTGGAGCTGCGCGGCGTCGGCCCCGAAGTCTGGAAATTGCGCCCGAACGCCCGCATCACGGCGGGCCGCGCCTTCAAGCCGGGCCTGCGGGAACTGGTGGTGGGGCAGGGCGCGCTCGGCCAGTTCAGCGGGCTCGATATCGGCTCAAACCTTCTGTTGAACAATCAGCTCTGGACGGTGGTCGGCAGTTTCACCACCGGCGACGCCCATGAATCGGAACTCTGGGGCGATGTGGAATCCGTGGCCGCCGCCTATCGCCGCACGTCCTTTCAGGCGGTCTCCCTGCGCCTCACCGGGCCCGAGGCCTTTGCCGGTCTGAAGGAGCGTCTCGAAAGCGATCCGCGCATCAAGGTCGATGTCATGACTACGCGGGATTACTACAGCAAACAGTCCCAACAGATGACCAAGATCATCCGCGCCATCGGCATCGGCGTTGCCATCATCATGGCCATCGGGGCCATGTTCGGCGCGCTCAACACCATGTATGCGGCGGTGGCGGCGCGTGCGCGCGAGATCGCCATGATGCGGGCCCTTGGTTTTCAGAATCTGCCGGTGGTGCTGTCGGCTTTGCTCGAAGCCATGCTGCTTGCGTTGCTCGGCGGCGCGCTCGGCGCGCTCATCGCCTATGTGATCTTTAACAATTACAGCGTCTCGACTCTCGGCGGCAATTTCACCCAGGTGGTGTTCCAGTTCCGCGTCACCGGCGGTCTCATGTTCGGCGGCCTGCAATGGGCGCTGGCCATCGGCTTTCTCGGCGGCCTGTTCCCCGCCCTCCGTGCCGCGACCGTGCCGGTGACGGTGGCGCTCCGGGAACTCTGA